Proteins encoded in a region of the Nitrospira sp. genome:
- the pilO gene encoding type 4a pilus biogenesis protein PilO, producing the protein MKDRLLFLWQHPFAPLLPWLGVALGLLFILFLVQDLGVAGVQASRERLENEWAAARQKLVYHREARKAKQDLSRVWALFPAERDFTPLALGISDEAKRDRVTLPALSYKTEPTLVANTSKGLLQGPMTGRYEDLRRFIYGLETAEELVFIEDLELTRSGGSQDALLTFNIRIATYLRGDAGESSAPGPAQ; encoded by the coding sequence ATGAAAGATCGCCTGCTCTTTCTCTGGCAGCATCCCTTCGCACCCTTGCTTCCGTGGCTGGGGGTCGCTCTGGGTCTGCTTTTCATACTGTTCCTCGTCCAGGACCTCGGTGTGGCAGGCGTCCAAGCTAGCCGGGAGCGTTTGGAAAACGAATGGGCCGCGGCCCGCCAGAAGTTGGTCTATCATCGAGAAGCAAGAAAAGCGAAACAGGACCTAAGCCGAGTATGGGCGCTGTTTCCAGCCGAGCGCGACTTTACCCCGTTAGCACTGGGGATTTCAGATGAAGCGAAGCGCGATCGTGTCACATTGCCGGCGTTGTCCTATAAGACCGAGCCTACGCTCGTTGCAAATACGAGCAAAGGACTGTTACAGGGGCCGATGACCGGACGATACGAGGATCTCCGCCGATTCATCTATGGTCTCGAGACGGCTGAAGAGTTGGTGTTCATCGAGGATCTTGAGCTGACTCGGTCCGGAGGCAGTCAGGACGCGTTGTTGACATTCAATATTAGGATTGCGACGTACCTTCGCGGCGATGCTGGGGAGTCCAGTGCGCCTGGACCAGCACAGTAA
- a CDS encoding PilN domain-containing protein, whose amino-acid sequence MSSAVARFFEPLRSIPLLRRADNQFQINLSRRYRPMVVPLRLLLIGSCVLLLIGISWNVRQVILTHQESLTIQVELDGVRQQDLDLIAEARDEGIDLSEEALKRLPFEVELANQLLEKRTFSWTKFLTELEQTIPSRLALSSVRLDQAGTMVRLTGTATSLEDISSFTIGLQDHATFKDPILAQHRVGPNGLVEFDVTLRYRHEGA is encoded by the coding sequence ATGAGTTCTGCGGTCGCCAGGTTCTTCGAACCACTCAGATCAATTCCATTGCTGCGTCGCGCCGATAATCAGTTCCAGATAAACCTGAGCCGCCGCTATCGGCCGATGGTCGTTCCGCTTCGATTGCTCTTGATCGGAAGCTGTGTCCTGCTTCTGATAGGGATTAGTTGGAACGTCAGGCAAGTGATTCTCACCCATCAAGAATCTTTGACTATCCAAGTAGAATTGGATGGAGTACGGCAACAGGACCTAGACTTGATTGCAGAGGCCCGAGATGAAGGCATTGATTTGTCTGAAGAGGCGTTGAAGAGGCTGCCTTTCGAGGTTGAGTTGGCCAATCAGCTGCTTGAAAAAAGAACCTTTTCATGGACAAAGTTTTTGACCGAATTGGAACAGACGATCCCTTCACGCCTTGCCCTCAGCAGTGTTCGCCTAGATCAAGCCGGCACTATGGTTCGACTCACAGGAACCGCTACGAGCCTGGAAGACATCAGTAGTTTCACCATCGGACTCCAGGATCACGCAACATTTAAGGACCCGATCCTGGCGCAGCATCGTGTCGGACCGAACGGGTTGGTGGAATTCGACGTCACATTACGCTACCGGCATGAAGGAGCTTGA
- a CDS encoding ATPase, T2SS/T4P/T4SS family, which yields MPRSLSRPSLAEVLVDQRMLTKHSVEDVLRRLKGAAVALGQTLISEGLLSEDQLAHALAVQYGLPYDPLTDFQIDPRYYETISIKLMQRFPFAPMAEHSGGLTIAVADPQNRLGLDELELLIGKPLNRVVSSKSAILAALERSEGSSQVLRELEAEYRSILLKEDDQGEEIPTLDHTGEEQSPTVKLLDSILLSAMQRRASDIHIEAADRATKVKLRVDGILIPAMEPLDIRLHAPLVSRLKVMSELDIAERRVPQDGSFRMRLDRRAVDLRVSILPSVFGESVVIRILDRDSIATGVSALKLERLGFNPEDLKRFRKAITRPYGMVLVTGPTGSGKTTTLYAAISEMNTLEDKLITIEDPVEYQLSGVVQIPVNEKKGVTFARGLRSILRHDPDKIMVGEIRDAETAQIAIQSALTGHLVLTTVHANNVFDVIGRFASMGIDAYNFLAALNCVLAQRLVRILCPSCRTPVKVQQALIEESGLDYEQYKDTLFHEGKGCPQCHGTGYRGRKCITEFLDLTDEIKEMIHAERPLSEIRYRAVTDGMITLRQSALKKVLNGETSLREINRVTFSEEG from the coding sequence TCGGAGGATCAATTGGCTCATGCCCTGGCTGTTCAATACGGTCTTCCCTATGATCCGTTGACTGATTTTCAGATCGATCCGCGATACTACGAAACCATCTCGATCAAGTTGATGCAGCGATTTCCCTTTGCGCCGATGGCTGAGCATTCTGGAGGATTGACGATCGCCGTTGCCGACCCGCAAAACCGGCTCGGGCTCGACGAATTGGAGCTCCTCATCGGAAAGCCGCTGAATCGAGTCGTCAGCTCGAAGAGCGCCATTCTGGCGGCGCTGGAACGCAGTGAAGGATCGAGTCAAGTGCTCCGTGAGCTGGAAGCGGAGTATCGGTCGATCTTGCTGAAAGAAGATGATCAAGGAGAAGAAATTCCAACTCTGGATCATACGGGGGAAGAGCAGAGTCCGACCGTGAAGCTGCTGGACTCGATTTTGCTGAGTGCGATGCAGCGCCGCGCAAGTGACATCCACATCGAAGCCGCAGATCGCGCGACGAAAGTTAAACTTCGTGTCGACGGCATTCTGATTCCAGCCATGGAGCCGCTGGATATTCGATTGCATGCCCCTTTGGTGTCGCGATTGAAGGTCATGTCAGAGCTCGATATTGCGGAGCGTCGGGTGCCTCAGGATGGAAGCTTCCGTATGAGGCTGGATCGCAGGGCAGTGGATTTGCGTGTCTCCATCCTACCCAGCGTCTTCGGCGAGTCGGTCGTGATTCGAATACTGGACCGGGACTCGATTGCGACCGGAGTGTCGGCCTTGAAGCTCGAACGGCTCGGGTTTAATCCGGAGGATCTGAAACGATTCAGAAAAGCCATCACGCGGCCCTATGGCATGGTGTTGGTAACGGGGCCGACGGGAAGCGGGAAGACGACGACGCTGTACGCTGCGATATCCGAGATGAACACGCTCGAAGACAAGCTGATTACGATCGAAGATCCCGTTGAATACCAACTCTCAGGAGTGGTGCAGATTCCCGTCAATGAAAAGAAAGGAGTCACGTTCGCCCGCGGTCTCCGCTCCATACTCCGTCATGATCCAGATAAGATCATGGTCGGCGAAATTCGAGATGCCGAGACGGCGCAGATCGCGATCCAATCGGCCCTGACCGGCCATCTTGTGTTGACGACGGTGCACGCGAACAATGTATTCGACGTCATCGGGCGGTTCGCGTCGATGGGGATCGACGCCTATAATTTTTTGGCCGCTCTCAACTGCGTGTTGGCGCAGCGGCTGGTCCGAATCCTGTGTCCGTCATGTCGGACACCAGTCAAAGTGCAGCAGGCTCTTATTGAAGAATCCGGGTTGGACTATGAGCAATACAAGGATACGTTGTTCCATGAGGGAAAGGGTTGCCCACAATGTCATGGTACTGGGTACCGAGGGAGAAAATGCATCACGGAATTCCTCGATTTAACCGATGAAATCAAAGAAATGATTCATGCCGAGCGACCCCTTTCAGAAATCCGATACCGGGCCGTGACCGATGGAATGATTACGCTGCGGCAGTCGGCGCTGAAAAAAGTGTTGAATGGGGAGACGTCGCTGCGAGAGATCAATCGTGTGACGTTCAGCGAGGAGGGGTAA